The Corvus cornix cornix isolate S_Up_H32 chromosome 8, ASM73873v5, whole genome shotgun sequence sequence CTTTCAAAGCCTCCGGACTGAGCGATGTCAGATTTGTTTTGCTTGAACTCATCTAGGCTTGTCTGGAAGTCTGTCTTAACTTGTTTAGATATAGCATCAATTTTTCTTATGAGCTGGCTATGCCaaatttcatttactttttacCTCTGTGCTGAAAACCAGATTTGATCTAAGCTGTAGTAACAAGTAGTCATTCTgtgaagaatgaaatatttatcaCTAATGCAGAAATACAGGCCTAGTATGACAGCAGAGACCCTGGAATCAATGATGTATATGGAGCCACACATGCATGCAAACATACAAGAGTAGTTTAGAAGCTTTGCAGAAACTGGAGTGCTACACAGCATTTGGAACCTGCATTTTGATTCTATtaaggaaaagtaaaagcagaCTCCACTTGGAGAACCACTCAAACAGCCCTGGCTGTACAACCTGCAGTTCTGCAAGTCACTGTTTGTATAGTTACAGATCGGACTGTTGTTCTTACCAACTCAATAAATTTTAACTGGAATTTGAATTTTTGCCTTCATGAAGTTACACACACTTACACAAATATAGTCACTTTcaaaaaggggggaaaaaaatcactaggAGGTTAATCAAGGTGTGGAAAAGCTTGTCTGTGCAAGTTATGGAATCTTCACCCTTAGGGCCTTTTGACACCAGGCTGGAGAAAGTCCTGAATGATGTGGTTGGATTTCAGTATTGGCCATGCTTTGAGTAGGAGACGGCACTAGAGATTGCTGCAAAAGGATCTCCCTCCTTTCTGACCCGAATGAGTCTGTAGTTCTGACTCATACTGGTAGTACTAAACTGTTGCAGTGAGGGTGACTGCAGCCACTATGACCCCAGAGGGAGCAACAGAATCCAAAGCctggtggtcaggcactgacGTTTAAGATAAACTCCGCAGTGAGGGCAAGTCCCCATAACCCTTTGTTTCCTTGATTTGCTTGTTACAAGTTGATTGGCTACTGTTCTCCCCTCCTGGTTTTATGTATAAGTGCATGAATATTTATCTCCTTAGCTGATGATGTATTGGTTCTGGAAAGTTCTGTGTTATTCGATGCCCCATTGGTTGTTCCCTGTTACCCCTCCTATGAGCACTCCTCATTGGTTAATTCCCTGTGGACTCCTCCCTCCTCACTCTTCCCTATTGGTTGTCGCCTTTATCCCCACCCCTATTCCTTTGagtataaaatccctggacccgCTTGTGTTTCTTGTTCTTCGTCCCTGGACTCTGCACTGTGCTGGAAGAAACTCAGACCTGTGGAATCCATATGGAGAACCCCCCTCTCTCTTTCACCTCTGCCGACATGCTTGCCATCTAACCTGGGGCTCGCTCCTTAGGGCTGAGGGGCACATCCTTCCCTGCTGAAAGCCGCCCACCAGGGGCTGTCTGTGGTGACGCCTGCCAACCTCCAGGCTTGTCACAGACAGCGTCGCGCTAAACCGCTTGCATTCAATCTCTGTATAAGAAAAGAACTTCTAAGACGAGGATTTCAACACAAAAACATGACGCATAGGTGTTGAGGAACTCTACTGTTCAAGACTCTACAAATTTAACATCTTGGAAAGTAGAAAAGATAACATATTGTTCATATATTTTGTCTGTAGACATGATGGCGAGAGTGAACTTTTTTTACATTTGGTGTCTTCGAAAAAACACATGCACATTTTTTATCAGCTTGACTTGCTTGGTTACTATGTTAAACCTCTGCTCTAGAGATGTTCAGCTTCAGCAGTATGGTTTAACAGGGTGAAGAGACTTCAGAagagtttttctctttttttgaggGAGATTCTGTGGTAGGAGGAACAGGTGGGATGAAGAGCCATGAGATACTAGTTATTTCACATGAAGCAGTTCTTGTCAATTGTTCAGTGTAATTAAAGAGTACATATTTTCTTCAGCCTTCTCTGACCAGAACTGGGAACAGTGTTTCTTAGTTCTGAGGAGAAAACATGTAAGTTATATCATTATTTCACCATCTGGTGAATGATGTACAGATTAATAACTGGAATGTACTAGAGCACTAAGAGGGAAACAGAAAGGTTTGCTTTACCTACAAGTTTCACAGATCTGCTGCATAAAAAGTTCTCTGAAGTCATGACCCAGGAGTGAAGTGCAAGTCAGGCCAATTTAAAcaggatgcagcagcacagccacgaCAGGCTTGCTTTTACAATTGTTATCTTCCCATCTGCTACAATTGCATGTTGACCAGCATATCCCAGAAAATCTTCTGGACTGTATACAAACCACAAGCCACACACAGAACTGGCTAGGCTGGCCAGTGTTACTTTTAAAGTTTCAAcagcctgagaaaaaaaaccagtactGCTGGTGTTatcaagagagaaaatacactGCTCTATTTGCACATTGTGTCAATTATTCCACCTTCCCCGTTCATAGGTATTTCCTAGCTTATACTTATGGCAGCAACAAAAATGCAGTAACAGACCCTGTAAGAAATTGCTCCtacatttctggttttctcatAGATCCCTTTAGAAGATCCTTTTTTACCCAGCTCCTTCTGAAACTCATTTGGATGAATTTGGATTGTCATCTGATCGACCTAATGAGACCACTATGACCACCCACAGTGGCCAGACTGTCAGTGTTCAGTCACCAAATATGCATGGCCTAAGACCCTTGAGGTGCACTGTGCACACAGTGCCAGGTCTGTCATGACCCTTCAGGAAAATTGAAGGGGCCTTGAAAACTTTATGGACTGAAGGCCTTGATTTTTCTGTGGAGAGCTGTGAGAAACACCCAACCCTACTCACCAGGTACCAAGCACGTTTTCTCTGTGGTTGGCTCCAGCGCACCCCAGCCCAGTGCCAGAtcctgggtgtccctgtgtgctccAGCGACTCAGAGCCAGGGCAAGTCCTGCAGGCTCTGTACTGCAGCATCAGGCGCTGTGGCTCTGTGGAACCCACAGCCAGTGGCAATAGTGACACAGGCAGGCGTGGCTTTTGCCAGCCAGCAAACAGCTAATTAGGTGTGGTAAGCGCTGAGATTTCATCAGCCGACGTTGGGGATTTCACCCTCTTTTGAGATCACAGCCTATGTCCTTCAGAACAAGGCAGGCTTTGGAGCCGCCTGTGTGGCTGCAGTGGTAGGTGGCAGGAATCTGTCCATCCTCACTGCTGACGCTGCATCATCCCGTTACAGGTTGTAATTACGGCTGTTTCCCCtggccaggcacagctgctgccccgAGGCGGCAGGTTAATGCCTGTGCCAGCCACGACACGGCGCCTCGCTATTCAGGTGAGGGAAGGCGGGAGGGAGAAGTCTCTTCAGCTAAAGGCTGAGGAGAGGGCACTTTTGAAAGCAACACTTATTAGGACTTGGTCTGAAGACAAGCTCCTAAGCGTtaaaggggaaggggagggtcCCGTCTCCCTTGGGAGCATCACTGCGCGCTTCCCAAGGCGGACTCCGTGCAGAGGAGCCGCTCCCGCCGCAGCGCGCTTCCCGCCCTCTCCGCCGGGGGCGCCAGTCTCGCGAGACCTGAGGCAGCGGCTCTCGCCTCGGTTCTCGCGCGATTTGCGCCCTGGTGCTGGCGGCGCGCGGCGGTTCCTCTGCCCGGCCCGGCGATGGCGGCGCCGGGCTCTGAGGAGCTGCGGGCGGGCGGGACGGGGCCCGCGGGCggcccggggccgggcccgggctggggctgggcccggggctggggctgggcccGGGGCTGGGCGCCGTCCCGCTGCACCCCGATGTCTCGCGGCGGCGCGGGCGCACGCTGCTGGTGCGGCACCTGCCCGCCGAGCTGACGGCGGCGGAGAAGGAGGATCTGCTGCAGCACTTCGGGGCCGTGTCTGTGCGCGTCCTGTCGGACCACGGGCGGCTGGTgagcgccgggccggggcgggccgcaggcagggctgagcctgggGCCTGGGCCGGCGCGGGGGTCCCGCTCCCGGGGAGCCCCGCGGGGCGGTCGGGACAGCGGCTGGCTCCGGGGTCCTGTCCCCGCCCGCGGCTTTGCCTCTTGCTGCCAGCAGTGAGGCTGTGGTAAAGCAGTGCCGAAGGGCCGCTTGTCACGTCTAGGGATGCAGTTTCACAAGAGTGTCTCTCGAaactctgttttgcttttttcttcctccaaattACGGAAATATGGATGTATTTGTTTGGTGACAAGTACTGCTCATAAAGAGCCTTATATTCTGCAGAACTACAGATAGATGATGTCTGCATGTTTTATCAGGGTCATGCTTTCTTTATAGGATATCAAATATACTGACTTTGTTACAGTGATTTTGGGTACGGAATCATGTAGTGGTAAGATGAAGTAATGAAGTTTgctaaaacaattttaattttgaggGGTGTATTCTGTGAGGATTTGATTTAATTTGGGAAGctaatgttcttttaaaacctgaaaactaGGGGAAGAAGTTAGAAACCGTTCGAACGCTCAGAGCACAATAGTTGCAACTTTTGTAGCAGGAATAGTATTACTTTTAGGAGTTActttgatgaaaatattttgtgaagtgcttaaataaattttctggtttggaaGAGGATTAGACCTTTTTATCCTTATATACTTCCTTGCAGTTTAGGATGGTTTTTGCTCACtagaaaagaaacacttctcCTGTAGTCCTCAGACAGCTGCTGAGTTCCTGTCTTAAGTTTGACTGCAGGAGGTACTTTTCCTAAATtcataagaaaaatgttttctagtcCTTCATGTTTGCCCCAAATGGGAGTTAGAGGACTACCCTCTGGAAGCTTTCAAATATGTAAACTTGAACTAATAAAGTGCTTGTGGCTCAGTGTTTCACATGCAATCTCATACCCTTTTGATTCAAATATattataacttttttttgtttgttttctagaaACATACTGCTTTTGCTACCTTTCCCAGtgaaaatgcagctgcaaaGGTTTGTATTGAGTTTACTGAATGTTTTAGCAAAGTGCTTTTCTGAATTGCCAGTGCTCTGTTTTACACATCACTGGTACTTAGTgctaagaaaaaacaaagcagtacAATGTAGTACTAGAGTTCTGTTTCAGGATTTGCTTGCAGGACTTGATGAaatttttgaacactttttgTAGAGTCCCAAGAAGGGTGGGTTGAAAGGGGTTTGTGGAAGTCATCTGATCCAACCTGTCACATAGGGCCTGGCTTACAGAAGCCAAGACTGATCAGAGCCCTGTTTAGGATGTGTGTGCATTTATATACAAACTATAAACCAAATATAGTTTCCTGTCTCCTGCATAATTGTGTATTTGCCATAAAAGTCAGCCCTAGTGATACTGACAATTCACGTCTGCCATGAATGCCCAACTTTGATAAGAAAACTATCATATTTATAGGGGATATGGATGCCAAAAAGGTAATACTAATAGTGCTGTTTATATACTAGTCTGGTTAAAAAGCCTGGGTCCAGATCTTCCCCCTTATAccttgggttggttttttttgcattgcttctatttttttttagacCACACTTTATAGGACTACTCAAAAAGTTAACGACTTTGTGAGGTCAACAGGGGTGAATTAGTTGCTTGTGTCAGTTGTTTGCAGCCTATTGGGTTCTGGACTTGAAGAAAGCTGGATCTTCCTAGGaatcttgattttaaaattcccaGCTGTTACTGAGAGAGTTTACCATGTTCGTACTTCAGGAACAAAAGACTGGTTACTTGAAATCCCAGGGCTTTACTAGGCTGTGTGAAAAGTCTTGATTGTtaaggctgctgctgtgttcagGTGACAGAACTCTGCAGTGGTTCTGGCTGTGCAGCCTTgtccctttccttcctgccagcAGGAAATGCTGCGAAAAGTGGGGCTGTGAAGACACAAACCATGCAGAACTCTCGTGTCCACAGTAGCACAGACTTAGCTTAAAGCAGCTGGGACTGCATCCTATGGCCAGTTTACcaatcaaaggaaaaacagttatGCTTTGAAATAAATCTCATGTTtgtcctcttccctttctttctttccttctctgtaatTACTTGAAGGCTTTATCAAGACTGCATCAGCTGAAACTTTTAGGTCACACGTTGGTAGTTGAGTTTGCAAAGGAGCAGGAGAGTGCACAGGTACTTAGCCAGCCTTCTGTCTCAGACAAGTGCAAAAGGTATGTGAAGAATAATTTCCTTGTTATGTTTGTGGTCAAGGAAAGGAGGTTCTGGATTCGTGGTACTTTGGTGGTACTTCTAACTCAAAGGATAAATTGTAACCAATTGGGAGTCTTAACAAACAGGTTCAGATCTATAGGCAAGTGACTGCATTCCTCCCCGTAGAACTGTGTCATTACCTGTGGAATGTGTAAATAACTGATAAAAGCTATCTAATAGTGTGTAACTAAAAGTATTGTAGTAGAGGTTTCAAGTTATTTATTCCACTTTCTAAATAGGAACAAATCAATAATTTAATACCTTTGAATTTATGGTCTCTGAACAGAGTGCATGACCAGTAATTTCAGTTCTTTTACTGTGAGTGGATTTAAGTCAGGAGTGTTTGAATATAGGAAGACTTACTTAAATCTACATGAGTATTTATTTGAGAAGACTGTCACTATTGTAATTATCCACATGTGTTAACTATGAAGAATTGATAACAGCTGTAGTAGTACAATTGgtaaaagatgttaaaaatacctgtgctaacttattttttatatttattgaggatgcatattttatatattacataAGGCATACTtaaattttgctctgttttaattaagactaaattaattttcagttcagaaGAACCAGtgaaagaagaagagaagataGAACCGAACTGTGTTAAAATAGAGAATGGAATTGCACCAAACCATGGGttagtgtggggttttttttatttgtcttaattattttattctgttactGATTATTTTGAAATGGTTATGTACTGTGGAACAACAGTTTAGTTTCCTCGTATGTTCCACAGGCAAAGCTGTGGGAGGTGTCATAAAGATGAAGTTTCAGTTCCTCAAGTTTAGAATCCTCACAGTTGGGTAGTGACTGGTGCTCTGAGCTATGAAGTTGTGGATTGCAGACAAGCCTTCTAGCACATAGCTTTGAGCTATGAAGTTGTGGATTGCAGAAAAGCATTCTAGCACTGGGCATTGCTTTCTCGGGCATCAGAGGGCTGAGGTTGTCCCGGTGTTAACAGCAGAATTCCATTCACTTGTCTTCGCGGAcgtttcttccttttccctcccccccattttcatttttgcataCAGGAAGAAGTAAATTTTTGGAACATTTTGAGCATTGAGTTCATGATACTTGTACAGCCTGCTATGCTGTGCTTTTGGTTTTGGACATGTTGattgtttctgtttgctttaggCTTCTGCATGGGTTGATAATTTCTTTATGCCCAAGCCCAGTAAATCTGTCATGCATTGGGGACTACTCCTTGATGTTAAAGTGGCCCAAAACTATTCTAGGggaaataataatatttcagtGTTACTTCAGATGTAATTAATAGTTAAGCCTCTAGTAATCATTAATTGTTACCAGTAATTAAGTGGCAGTAATGTTAAGGTGtcttgtttttaatcttttttcctcaGCCTCACCTTTCCCATCAATTCTTGCCTCAAATATTTGTATCCACCACCTTCAAGTGCAATTCTAGCAAATATAGCAAATGCCTTGGCAAGTGTGCCCAAATTTTATGTCCAGGTAagtaaaaaacagaaaaaaaaatagtataaaattaaaaccatctatttttcccctcttttaatTATCCACAAAAGTAATTCTGTTGTCATAGTAAATattaaattggtttttttttgtgatagTGTTAACCAATCTTAGTTTTTTGCTATGTTGAGGTAATGAGATTTTATTAACCAGAGGTAGCTTACTTAATTGACACTGAAGACTTGTCTGGATATGCTCTTCCTCATTAGATGTGATTTGAGCACCTGGAATTTCATTCTGAGGAGATGCTGTACTTATTTTATTAGCCTTGTTAGGGTGTTGCTTATATTGACCATTAGTGTTGGATCTCAAGTAGAGGTTTCACATTGTTCATGAGCATTAAAACTGCTGATTTACACCTCCCGAGAGTGATTCGCTATTTTTACTTTGTAAGGAACTGATATCACTTACTTATTTAAAGGAAACCTTacttattttgaataatttcaggTACTTCATCTAATGAATAAAATGAATCTTCCTCCACCTTTTGGACCAATTACTGCTCGCCCTCCCATGGtaactttttaaatatatgttttcaGTACTGTAGAATTGATtcacaatttaaaatgttagcAGCATGGTAGGAGATCTAAGTTCTAAAAGCTGGAGGAGTCTCTAGAGGATTGCAAATCCTGCTGCATTTCACTGGGTACGATGTGCATGTTCGTCttctgaagaaattcttttgaCTGGACTTAGAACAAAGAAATACACATCtatggcagcagcactggaacGTTTCAAAATGTTGGTTCACTATTGAAACTGAGATGGCTTTGGAGCTTAAACCTCCACCCATTTGTTTTGACCTTATTCTTCTTGGGAAAGTCTTTGAAACTGAGTGCAAAGTGAAAATCCAGGATCATGGTTGCTGTATGTTTTTTATCACCTCAActtcaaagaaggaaaacattcacTGTTATGCGTCAGAAAGCAGCTAACTTTCTTTTGCTTGTGGAAAGTTTTTCTTTAGTAATGTAGTTTACCAAAAAGGCATCTAGATCCCTATAAGCATGCTTTGAGAAAATACTTCTTGTCAAATTATCATTTATTGCTTTGACTGTTTTTATTAAGTAAacaagatacatttttttttctttaaaaagtttaattttttaaactttctccCATAATTAGTATGAAGAGTATTTACCAGTGCCTGTGCCACCCCCCCCAATCCCACCTCTGCCTCCTGAAGAGCCTCCTTTGcctgaagaggaagaagagcaaCTGTCTAGTGGGGATGAATCAGAATATGAAAGTGATAATgatgaggaaaaggagaggtaTGCATTTTACAGTTGTTTGCAAGCTTTTGGGCTTGCTTAAAGTGGTAGTTTTACTTTTCTATCTTCTAGTTCAGCAAATGTAAATGTTTGCAGAATATAGCTGTAATATCTAGTAGAGAGAGCATGTAGAAATCTTTCCAGATGCTTAGAGAAACGCCAGAGTACAGAAGGACAGTGCTGGTTTAAATGcagtaagaaaatgaaagtggCCTATTGGTGTGCAAATTGTCATTTGTTCCCAtgtccaaaaaaaacccaactaaacaAAAGCTCAGCTTGAAGAGTGCAGATGTAAGGAAGCAGAAATGAGTTCATTTTCTGAAGTCTTCTTTGCTCCCCGTCTTTACTAAATTGACTACTCAGCCTGAATCATATGTGCACACCAACTTCCAAAATGTTCTTTGTGCCTCAGCGGGTATTGCTGGGGGTGATGATATTTGTGCTGAGGATTCTCTTTCCGTTTCGCAACTGAATTACATCatagctgtatttttgtttttcagtttttaaactaacactaaattaaaaagcagcttttttctttgctgtctaAACTGAGAAGTAAATCAGGAAGTCCCTATGCcttatttggaaaaatacatcATTTGGAAAAAGCTACCCCTGTTGAGTGTTATAAAAATCAGGTTCAGCTTGGGGCATCACAGCTTCTCTCACAGCTTCAGTGTCCCAGTAAGGAGCATGCTTGGGGAAGGAAGGGCATCACTAACCTGTTACGATTTTGGTCAGTCCTTAAGTGCTCTGTGTGTATTGATTTGCTGTGTGTTACAGTGTCAGTTTTAAGGTAGCTAGTTCTGTAATTATATTCTGAAGAGTTCTATGTCAAGGGCTTTAAGGAAAGGGGAGGGTTTTCAAAACgagtattttcaaataaactgTAAacaactttgttttgtttttgtgtaaAATAGAATGACCAAGTTGATGGAATTAGCAACCCTTCAGCCTAAAAGACcaataaacacaaagaaacGTGGCGttagaaaaaagcaaagaattaaagACATGTTGAATGTTCCTGTGTGCACTTCCCAcaggtttgtggttttttgcacTTATCCTATTGGTTTTATTGCTCTAAAAGTCAAAATTTTCCTCTAATTTGGACTGAAGTCTGCTCAACAACCTTAAAGTGTGCCTGATTCAagctctgtttctcttcctgtcAAACTAATAGAAATTCCTTTCCATAAAAAGATAGCTAGTTTGACATCACAACTCTGACAGAAGAAATTTAGATTTAGTGTTTGGGCtgcttcttaaaacaaaaagttaaaagtATGATACTGGAAGAATAGAAACTGACTTAGTTTAAAATAAGTTTGGGTTTTGAAACTGCAGTTGTATGCCCCAGTAGACAGCAGTGCAGTATTTCTATGTTGTGATGAATGATTGTGAATGTGTTTTTACTAACAGCTGTCTGCTTCCTCCAAGTGATTTgctatgtattttttaatatatagtagttaaatatatataataaatattatataataCACTaggtgagagcagcagcaaggccagttatttttcatgcttAAGTTACTGATGAAGTTTTTAATAAATGCCTGTGTGTTTTGTACTGTGGTATGTGATTCTTGGTTTTGCTCCCATGCCAGACATACCTACTGTATTTGCAGTGTTCTAATCACCTGGAACTCTATTGGGTGAAATGTATG is a genomic window containing:
- the RNPC3 gene encoding LOW QUALITY PROTEIN: RNA-binding region-containing protein 3 (The sequence of the model RefSeq protein was modified relative to this genomic sequence to represent the inferred CDS: deleted 2 bases in 1 codon), encoding MAAPGSEELRAGGTGPAGGPGPGPLGLGPGLGLGPGLGAVPLHPDVSRRRGRTLLVRHLPAELTAAEKEDLLQHFGAVSVRVLSDHGRLKHTAFATFPSENAAAKALSRLHQLKLLGHTLVVEFAKEQESAQVLSQPSVSDKCKSSEEPVKEEEKIEPNCVKIENGIAPNHGLTFPINSCLKYLYPPPSSAILANIANALASVPKFYVQVLHLMNKMNLPPPFGPITARPPMYEEYLPVPVPPPPIPPLPPEEPPLPEEEEEQLSSGDESEYESDNDEEKERMTKLMELATLQPKRPINTKKRGVRKKQRIKDMLNVPVCTSHSNLHPVLSPSDVFEQPQHVGHKKIEFHISTEIPAVLQINSEKEEKNDLYASTEEINNTGFGRIFPAPSSNDKMETEEEDDEIPSEFISRKDLEKNRLSREEMEKFSVFKNYEPGDPNCRIYVKNLAKQVQEKDLKFIFGRYVDFQSEVERNMFDIRLMKEGRMKGQAFIGLPNEKAAAKALKEANGYVLFEKPMVVQFARSARPKQDANEGKRKK